The genomic DNA TCTGCCTGTCTCATACCCTCTTTTTATCTCATTTAACAAGACATCTCTATCTTTTTTTATAAAATCTTGATTTAGTATCTCTACTATCCCTTTTAAAGTATTTGGTCTATCATATATTGCTGCAGGATTTACCCCAATAGTATATATATTTTTATTAAAAGCTAGCCTTTTCCCTGTGCTATCATAGATAGTTCCTCTGTTTCCAGACAAAATATCAGTCTTTTTTATCTGCCCCATAACTCTACTTGCAAAAAATTCTCTTTCAAAAATCTGTACTTGAATAAGTCTCATCATTATAATCAATAGGAAAAAAAGTAAAATATTTGACGCATATAATGTACGTTTGTTAAAATTTGAAGCTCTTACATACTCCTGCTTTTTCCAACATATATATCCAAAATAGATACAAAAAAATATCAAGAACCATCCCAATAAAAATTCCTGATTATAAAATGCGTATCCAATTCCTATAAAGTTTAAAATAAATATCAGTATTTTAAGATATTTCACTGCTTTTCCTCCAAGTAATTTTATCTTTCCATTCAATTATATCAAATTTCCTTCATTATTGTCATTTTTTTTTAACTATTTTAATTTTAAACAAAAATTTAGATAAAATTAAAAGGATTGATCTTCAAAAGAAGTCAATCCTTTATAATTACTTTTATTTATGATGGTGATGATTATGATCATGTGTCCCGCAACAAGAGCATCCACCTGAACAAGAACTCTTCCCATCTTTTCCACTTCCACAGCTGCAGCCACCTTTTCCTGTAAAAGTTTTATATAAACTTTTCAATGCCATAAAAGCAATAACGGCAACTATTATTATCAAAACTATAGTTTTTCCATTCATAATATCTCTCCTTCTAGATAAATAACTCAACAACTTACATAAATAATTTTCCAATTTGGAATATCAATACTGATACTACATATGGCACAACTAGCATTATTCCTATGATTTTTCCTAAGAAATTCCATCCAAATTCATGCTTTATAGCACCTAGTGTTGCAACACAAGGAACTACAAGAAGTATAAATGCCATAAATGAATAAGCTCTTAGTGGTGCTAAATTATCATTTGGCCATAAATTTGCAGTTGCTTGAACTATTCCTCTTCCTTCTTCTTCTATTTCGTCAGTATCAGGTGTTGAGAAAAGTCCCTTTACATCCATACTTACCATAGCTACTCCAGAGTCTTTAATAGCACCAATAAATCCTTTTACTTGATCTACTAAATCCTCTTTAAAGTTATATTCTTCTACTTCTTCTTCCTCTACAGTAGCTTCATCTGTTGATAGTACTTGAGCTAAAAATCCTACTACTACTTCTTTAGCAGCAATACTAGGCGGAATAGCTGCTACAACTTCCCATTTATCTCCAAAACCTGTAGGTGCCATAATTGTTGAGAAACTATGACCAAATTTTGCTATGTATGATTTATTTGGATCTCCTTTACCTGGGAAATAAGTAAGAGCCCATAAAATTAACATAATTCCTAAAATAACTGTTCCTGCTCTTTTTATATATGATGAAATTCTAAGCCATGTAGAGTTAAGAATTACTTTTAAACTTGGAATTCTATATGGTGGCAACTCAATTAAAAGTGCTTTTTCATCAACTTTAAATTCTCTAAATCTTTTTAATACTGTTCCTACTAAAATAGCTATTAAGATACCTAATAAATATAGTGATACCACTATTATTCCACCTTTAGCTCCAAAGAAAGCAGCAGTAAAAAGTCCATAAACTGGAAGTCTTGCTCCACACGACATAAATGGTGTCATTGCAGCAGTCATTTTTCTTGAAGTTTCATCTTCTAGAGTTCTACTTGCATATATTGCTGGGACTGTACATCCAAATCCAACTACCATTGGTACAAAT from Fusobacterium hominis includes the following:
- a CDS encoding FeoB-associated Cys-rich membrane protein, producing MNGKTIVLIIIVAVIAFMALKSLYKTFTGKGGCSCGSGKDGKSSCSGGCSCCGTHDHNHHHHK